Proteins encoded in a region of the Streptomyces sp. NBC_00310 genome:
- the ispG gene encoding flavodoxin-dependent (E)-4-hydroxy-3-methylbut-2-enyl-diphosphate synthase, with the protein MTAISLGMPSVPTKLAERRKSRQIQVGSVAVGGDAPVSVQSMTTTRTSDIGATLQQIAELTASGCQIVRVACPTQDDADALPVIARKSQIPVIADIHFQPKYVFAAIEAGCAAVRVNPGNIKQFDDKVKEIAKAAAEHGTPIRIGVNAGSLDRRLLQKYGKATPEALVESALWEASLFEEHGFRDIKISVKHNDPVVMVNAYRQLAAQCDYPLHLGVTEAGPAFQGTIKSAVAFGALLSEGIGDTIRVSLSAPPVEEIKVGNQILESLNLRQRGLEIVSCPSCGRAQVDVYKLAEEVTAGLTGMEVPLRVAVMGCVVNGPGEAREADLGVASGNGKGQIFVKGEIIKTVPESKIVETLIEEAMKIAEQMEADGITSGEPTVAVAG; encoded by the coding sequence ATGACTGCGATTTCTCTCGGCATGCCGTCCGTTCCGACCAAGCTCGCCGAGCGCCGGAAGAGCCGGCAGATCCAGGTCGGGTCCGTGGCGGTCGGCGGAGACGCGCCGGTCTCGGTCCAGTCGATGACCACCACGCGTACGTCGGACATCGGCGCCACGCTGCAGCAGATCGCCGAGCTGACGGCCTCCGGCTGCCAGATCGTCCGCGTCGCCTGCCCCACGCAGGACGACGCCGACGCCCTCCCGGTGATCGCCCGCAAGTCGCAGATCCCGGTCATCGCCGACATCCACTTCCAGCCGAAGTACGTCTTCGCCGCGATCGAGGCCGGCTGCGCCGCAGTCCGCGTCAACCCCGGCAACATCAAGCAGTTCGACGACAAGGTCAAGGAGATCGCGAAGGCGGCGGCCGAACACGGCACCCCGATCCGCATCGGCGTCAACGCCGGCTCCCTGGACCGCCGCCTCCTCCAGAAGTACGGCAAGGCCACCCCCGAGGCGCTGGTCGAGTCCGCCCTCTGGGAGGCCTCCCTCTTCGAGGAGCACGGCTTCCGGGACATCAAGATCTCGGTCAAGCACAACGACCCGGTCGTCATGGTCAACGCCTACCGCCAGCTGGCCGCCCAGTGCGACTACCCCCTCCACCTCGGCGTCACGGAGGCGGGCCCCGCCTTCCAGGGCACCATCAAGTCGGCGGTGGCCTTCGGCGCGCTGCTCTCCGAGGGCATCGGCGACACGATCCGCGTCTCCCTGTCGGCCCCGCCGGTCGAGGAGATCAAGGTCGGCAACCAGATCCTCGAATCCCTCAACCTCCGCCAGCGCGGCCTCGAAATCGTCTCCTGCCCCTCCTGCGGCCGCGCCCAGGTCGACGTCTACAAGCTCGCCGAAGAGGTCACCGCCGGCCTCACCGGCATGGAGGTCCCCCTCCGCGTGGCCGTCATGGGCTGCGTCGTCAACGGCCCCGGCGAGGCCCGCGAGGCCGACCTCGGCGTCGCCTCCGGCAACGGCAAGGGCCAGATCTTCGTCAAGGGCGAGATCATCAAGACCGTCCCCGAGTCCAAGATCGTCGAGACCCTCATCGAGGAGGCGATGAAGATCGCCGAACAGATGGAGGCCGACGGCATCACCTCGGGCGAGCCGACGGTGGCGGTAGCGGGCTGA
- a CDS encoding GNAT family N-acetyltransferase has product MLTQTTTRVLEPSDLDAALAVLDRDPVANAFVTSRVQVAGLDPWRLGGEMWGWYEDGALTSLCYAGANLVPICATPRAVRAFADRARRAGRRCSSVVGPAESTAQLWRLLEPSWGPAREVRSHQPLMVTDRLPDPAEVTPDPYVRRIRKDEMDAIMPACVAMFTEEVGVSPLAGDGGLLYQARVAELVGSGRSFARLGPDGRVVFKAEIGAATPQACQIQGVWVAPEHRGQGLAAPGMAAVLRYALADVAPLVSLYVNDYNTAARRTYQRVGFQEVGAFMSVLF; this is encoded by the coding sequence GTGTTGACCCAGACCACCACCAGGGTCCTCGAACCGAGTGACCTGGACGCCGCACTCGCCGTCCTGGACCGAGACCCCGTCGCGAACGCCTTCGTGACCTCCCGCGTCCAGGTCGCCGGCCTGGACCCCTGGCGACTCGGCGGCGAGATGTGGGGCTGGTACGAGGATGGCGCCCTGACGTCCCTCTGCTACGCCGGCGCCAACCTCGTCCCCATCTGCGCCACCCCCCGCGCCGTGCGCGCCTTCGCCGACCGCGCCCGCCGGGCCGGCCGCCGCTGCTCCTCGGTCGTCGGCCCCGCCGAATCCACCGCCCAGCTCTGGCGGCTGCTGGAACCCAGCTGGGGCCCGGCCCGCGAGGTCCGCTCCCACCAGCCCCTCATGGTCACCGACCGGCTCCCCGACCCCGCCGAGGTCACCCCCGACCCGTACGTCCGCCGGATCCGCAAGGACGAGATGGACGCGATCATGCCGGCGTGCGTGGCGATGTTCACCGAAGAGGTAGGCGTCTCCCCGCTGGCCGGCGACGGAGGCCTCCTCTACCAGGCCCGAGTCGCCGAACTCGTGGGCTCCGGCCGCTCCTTCGCCCGCCTCGGCCCCGACGGCCGCGTCGTCTTCAAGGCCGAGATCGGCGCGGCGACGCCCCAGGCCTGCCAGATCCAGGGCGTCTGGGTGGCCCCCGAACACCGCGGCCAGGGCCTGGCCGCCCCCGGCATGGCAGCGGTCCTCCGCTACGCGCTGGCCGACGTGGCCCCGCTGGTCAGCCTCTATGTCAACGACTACAACACGGCGGCGAGGCGCACGTACCAACGGGTGGGCTTCCAGGAAGTGGGCGCGTTCATGAGCGTCCTGTTCTGA
- a CDS encoding GNAT family N-acetyltransferase translates to MSLVIGPLDLSAHVDEALAVQAVAFGLGPDEVAVRRHIVLRHMTYPGARALGATVDNRLVGFVYGMPNDRTHWWSTVVEPYLRALGHEHWLDDSFVITELHVHPRHQNHGVGRALITTITDSATEPRSILSAIDVDSPARALYRSLGYTDLARQVVFPSAPKPYAVMGAPLPLRRR, encoded by the coding sequence ATGAGCCTCGTCATCGGCCCCTTGGACCTCTCCGCCCACGTAGACGAGGCCCTAGCCGTCCAAGCCGTCGCCTTCGGCCTGGGCCCCGACGAGGTGGCCGTACGCCGCCACATCGTCCTCCGCCACATGACCTACCCGGGGGCACGAGCACTCGGCGCCACGGTCGACAACCGCCTCGTCGGCTTCGTCTACGGCATGCCCAACGACCGCACCCACTGGTGGTCCACCGTCGTCGAGCCCTACCTCCGCGCCCTCGGCCACGAACACTGGCTGGACGACTCCTTCGTGATCACCGAACTGCACGTCCACCCCCGCCACCAGAACCACGGCGTCGGCCGCGCCCTCATCACCACCATCACCGACAGCGCGACCGAACCCCGCTCGATCCTCTCCGCGATCGACGTCGACAGCCCGGCCCGCGCCCTGTACCGGTCCCTCGGCTACACGGACCTGGCCCGCCAGGTCGTCTTCCCCAGCGCCCCCAAGCCGTACGCGGTGATGGGTGCCCCCCTGCCGCTGCGCCGCAGGTGA
- a CDS encoding proline--tRNA ligase encodes MANAPVQRMSQLMAKTLRDDPADAEVLSHKLLVRAGYVRRTAAGVWTWLPLGKKVLANVERIVREEMDAIGAQEVLLPALLPKEPYEATGRWDEYGPELFRLKDRKGGDYLLGPTHEEIFTLIVKDQASSYKDLPVILYQIQTKFRDEARPRAGILRGREFLMKDSYSFDTEDEGLAQSYALHRQAYQKVFERLGLDYRICAATAGAMGGSKSEEFLAPAGAGEDTFADCPACDFAANTEAITFELKPVDADGVPALEEIPTPDTPTIETLAAHLGVEASATLKNLLVKVDGEIVAVGVPGDREVDLGKVEAHFAPAVVEMVTEADFAGRPDLVRGYVGPQGLGEKVRYVADPRVAPGTAWITGANKAGTHARNVVAGRDFEVGEYVDVVVVQEGDPCPNCGTGLKLDRAIEIGHIFQLGRKYADALKLDVLGQHGKPVRVTMGSYGIGVSRAVAALAEQSADDKGLCWPAEVAPADVHVVAAGKALQTELALDVSEKLRAAGLRVLVDDRAGVSPGVKFTDSELIGVPKILVAGRRSAEGVLELKDRRTGEREELTVDEAIARLTTA; translated from the coding sequence ATGGCGAACGCACCGGTCCAGCGCATGTCCCAGTTGATGGCGAAGACGCTGCGCGACGACCCGGCGGACGCCGAGGTGCTCAGCCACAAGCTCCTCGTCCGCGCCGGCTACGTCCGCCGCACGGCGGCCGGCGTGTGGACCTGGCTGCCGCTCGGCAAGAAGGTCCTCGCCAACGTGGAGCGGATCGTCCGCGAGGAGATGGACGCGATCGGCGCCCAGGAGGTGCTGCTCCCCGCGCTGCTGCCGAAGGAGCCCTACGAGGCGACCGGCCGCTGGGACGAGTACGGCCCGGAGCTGTTCCGCCTGAAGGACCGCAAGGGCGGCGACTACCTTCTCGGCCCCACCCACGAGGAGATCTTCACGCTGATCGTGAAGGACCAGGCGTCCTCCTACAAGGACCTGCCGGTGATCCTCTACCAGATCCAGACCAAGTTCCGGGACGAGGCCCGCCCCCGCGCCGGCATCCTGCGCGGCCGTGAGTTCCTGATGAAGGACTCGTACTCCTTCGACACCGAGGACGAGGGCCTCGCCCAGTCGTACGCCCTGCACCGCCAGGCCTACCAGAAGGTCTTCGAGCGCCTGGGCCTCGACTACCGCATCTGCGCCGCCACGGCGGGCGCGATGGGCGGCTCGAAGTCGGAGGAGTTCCTGGCCCCGGCCGGCGCCGGCGAGGACACCTTCGCGGACTGCCCGGCCTGCGACTTCGCCGCCAACACCGAGGCGATCACCTTCGAGTTGAAGCCGGTGGACGCCGACGGCGTGCCCGCCCTCGAAGAGATCCCGACGCCCGACACCCCGACCATCGAGACCCTCGCCGCGCACCTCGGCGTCGAGGCCTCCGCCACCCTCAAGAACCTCCTGGTGAAGGTCGACGGCGAGATCGTCGCCGTCGGTGTCCCCGGCGACCGCGAGGTCGACCTGGGCAAGGTCGAGGCGCACTTCGCCCCGGCGGTCGTCGAGATGGTCACCGAGGCGGACTTCGCGGGCCGCCCCGACCTGGTCCGCGGCTATGTCGGCCCGCAGGGCCTCGGCGAGAAGGTGCGGTACGTCGCCGACCCGCGCGTGGCGCCGGGCACCGCCTGGATCACGGGCGCCAACAAGGCGGGCACACACGCCAGGAACGTCGTCGCGGGCCGTGACTTCGAGGTCGGCGAGTACGTCGACGTCGTGGTCGTCCAGGAGGGCGACCCTTGCCCGAACTGCGGCACCGGCCTCAAGCTGGACCGCGCCATCGAGATCGGCCACATCTTCCAGCTGGGCCGCAAGTACGCCGACGCCCTCAAGCTCGACGTCCTCGGCCAGCACGGCAAGCCCGTCCGCGTCACCATGGGCTCGTACGGCATCGGCGTCTCCCGCGCGGTGGCGGCCCTCGCCGAGCAGTCCGCCGACGACAAGGGCCTGTGCTGGCCCGCCGAGGTCGCCCCGGCCGACGTCCACGTCGTCGCGGCGGGCAAGGCCCTCCAGACCGAACTGGCCCTCGACGTCTCCGAGAAGCTGCGGGCGGCCGGCCTCCGCGTCCTGGTCGACGACCGCGCCGGTGTCTCCCCGGGCGTGAAGTTCACCGACTCCGAGCTCATCGGCGTACCGAAGATCCTGGTCGCCGGCCGCCGCTCCGCCGAGGGCGTCCTGGAGCTGAAGGACCGCCGCACCGGTGAGCGCGAGGAGTTGACGGTCGACGAGGCGATCGCCCGCCTGACCACCGCCTGA
- a CDS encoding FAD:protein FMN transferase codes for MSTTSRPTAATDWRALGTSVRLVTTDPALLDSCNLLLARHLAEVDAACSRFRADSELSALNAAEGRPVKVSPLLAEALAVALRAARATDGAVDPTVGSAMEALGYDRDFTLVQEDDRPVRLSVKRVPGWSLVALDRATNTVTLPPGVSLDLGATAKAWAADKSARTLARTAGCGVLVSLGGDTAVAGEPPAGGWRIRVQDETAPVDRLPEHGSYATVGIRDGGLATSGTSARRWRRGDHDLHHIVDPRTGQPAATPWRTVSVAAATCADANAATTAALVKGHTAPRWLSRLALPARLVTHEGTVVTTPGWPSPTPKAGPAA; via the coding sequence GTGTCCACGACCTCCCGCCCCACGGCCGCCACGGACTGGCGGGCCCTCGGTACGAGCGTCCGCCTGGTCACCACCGACCCTGCCCTGCTCGACTCCTGCAACCTGCTGCTGGCCCGGCACCTGGCCGAGGTCGACGCCGCGTGCAGCCGATTCCGAGCGGACTCGGAGCTGTCGGCGCTGAACGCGGCCGAAGGACGACCCGTCAAGGTCAGCCCGCTGCTGGCCGAGGCCCTCGCGGTGGCCCTGCGCGCCGCCCGCGCCACGGACGGCGCCGTGGACCCCACGGTCGGCTCGGCGATGGAGGCCCTCGGCTACGACCGGGACTTCACCCTGGTCCAGGAGGACGACCGCCCCGTGCGCCTGTCGGTGAAGCGGGTGCCGGGCTGGAGCCTGGTCGCACTGGACCGCGCCACGAACACGGTGACCCTGCCGCCCGGCGTCAGCCTGGACCTGGGCGCCACGGCCAAGGCATGGGCGGCCGACAAGTCCGCGCGGACGCTGGCGCGGACGGCCGGCTGCGGCGTCCTGGTCAGCCTCGGCGGCGACACGGCCGTCGCGGGCGAACCCCCGGCCGGCGGCTGGCGCATCCGCGTCCAGGACGAGACGGCCCCGGTCGACCGACTGCCCGAACACGGCTCGTACGCCACGGTCGGCATCCGCGACGGAGGCCTCGCCACCTCCGGCACCTCGGCCCGTCGCTGGCGCCGCGGCGACCACGACCTCCACCACATAGTCGACCCCCGCACGGGGCAACCCGCCGCCACCCCCTGGCGCACCGTCTCGGTGGCAGCCGCCACCTGCGCCGACGCCAACGCCGCCACCACCGCCGCCCTGGTCAAGGGCCACACCGCCCCCCGCTGGCTCTCCCGCCTGGCCCTCCCGGCCCGCCTGGTCACCCACGAAGGCACGGTCGTCACGACACCGGGCTGGCCCTCCCCGACGCCGAAAGCCGGGCCCGCCGCATGA
- a CDS encoding ferric reductase-like transmembrane domain-containing protein, whose amino-acid sequence MSDEILWYANRATGAVCLVLFTVVVLLGIAVRLRARIPGLPRFGTVSLHRTLSLSATVFLVLHIAAAVADDYVNITVVDAFLPFLSDYQPLWLGLGTVSLDLMLAVLITSLLRARVGHRTWRAVHRLAYASWPFALVHGIGIGTDSGTAWMLWLTVACVAAVLAALAPRTAHAVRDSRRTPADLLRTAEGARP is encoded by the coding sequence ATGAGCGACGAGATCCTCTGGTACGCCAACAGAGCCACCGGCGCCGTCTGTCTGGTCCTCTTCACCGTCGTCGTGCTGCTCGGCATCGCCGTACGGCTCCGGGCCCGCATCCCCGGCCTGCCCCGCTTCGGCACGGTCTCCCTCCACCGCACCCTCTCCCTCTCCGCCACCGTGTTCCTGGTCCTGCACATCGCGGCCGCGGTCGCCGACGACTACGTGAACATCACCGTCGTCGACGCGTTCCTCCCGTTCCTCTCCGACTACCAGCCCCTCTGGCTCGGCCTCGGCACGGTCTCCCTGGACCTGATGCTCGCCGTCCTGATCACCAGCCTCCTGCGTGCCCGCGTCGGCCACCGCACCTGGCGAGCCGTGCACCGGCTGGCGTACGCGTCCTGGCCGTTCGCCCTGGTCCACGGCATCGGCATCGGCACGGACAGCGGCACCGCCTGGATGCTCTGGCTCACGGTCGCCTGCGTCGCCGCGGTACTCGCCGCCCTCGCCCCGCGCACCGCCCACGCCGTACGAGACTCCCGCCGCACCCCCGCCGACCTGCTCCGCACGGCCGAAGGAGCCCGCCCGTGA
- a CDS encoding NADH-ubiquinone oxidoreductase-F iron-sulfur binding region domain-containing protein yields MTTVTAPTAPTVHGDLHMPPRLLAPGGTPADHLTHEQRYGPLTSLTPADLLRVTAESGLTGRGGAAFPTYRKLASVAEAGRRTGRAPVVVANGSEGEPASAKDKTLLRLSPHLVLDGLRLATEATGAAEAYLAVEEGTAPLEAAVAERRDPVPVRVVRVPPRFLSGESSALIQHLDGRAALPRHQNPPVREQGVHRAPTLVQNVETLAHLALIARYGADWYRSAGTPGDPGSVLCTLHVPGHTPRVVEAPYGLPLHRLLPLHGTSAVLIGGYHGTWIPARQAAHLTLAAADLGAGVLVALPADRCGPAETARVLRYLALQSAGQCGPCLNGLPRIAAAFQTLAAPGPQGTTRADIARWAGLVEGRGVCHHPDGTVRLVRSALTTFAPELDAHAQGHCTAADRTPVLPVPEPRS; encoded by the coding sequence GTGACCACCGTGACCGCCCCCACCGCCCCGACCGTCCACGGCGACCTCCACATGCCACCCCGTCTCCTCGCCCCCGGCGGCACCCCGGCCGACCACCTCACCCACGAGCAGCGCTACGGCCCCCTCACCTCCCTCACCCCCGCCGACCTGCTCCGCGTGACCGCCGAGTCCGGCCTCACCGGCCGTGGCGGCGCCGCCTTCCCCACGTACCGCAAACTCGCCTCCGTCGCCGAAGCGGGCCGCCGCACCGGCCGCGCCCCGGTGGTCGTCGCGAACGGCTCCGAGGGCGAACCCGCCAGTGCCAAGGACAAGACGCTGCTGCGTCTGTCACCCCACCTCGTCCTGGACGGCCTCCGGCTGGCCACCGAGGCGACCGGCGCGGCCGAGGCGTACCTCGCGGTCGAGGAAGGCACGGCTCCGCTGGAGGCAGCCGTCGCCGAACGACGCGATCCGGTCCCCGTGCGAGTCGTCCGCGTCCCCCCACGCTTCCTGTCCGGCGAGTCCTCGGCCCTCATCCAGCACCTCGACGGCCGGGCCGCCCTGCCCCGGCACCAGAACCCCCCGGTCCGCGAACAGGGCGTGCACCGCGCCCCCACCCTCGTCCAGAACGTCGAGACCCTCGCCCACCTGGCCCTGATCGCCCGCTACGGCGCCGACTGGTACCGCTCGGCCGGCACCCCCGGCGATCCCGGCAGCGTCCTGTGCACGCTCCACGTCCCCGGCCACACCCCCCGAGTCGTGGAGGCCCCCTACGGCCTCCCCCTGCACCGCCTGCTCCCCCTCCACGGCACGAGCGCGGTCCTGATCGGCGGCTACCACGGCACCTGGATCCCGGCCCGGCAGGCCGCTCACCTCACCCTCGCCGCAGCGGACCTGGGTGCGGGGGTCCTCGTCGCCCTCCCCGCCGACCGCTGCGGTCCCGCCGAGACCGCCCGTGTCCTGCGCTACCTCGCTCTTCAGTCGGCCGGCCAGTGCGGCCCCTGCCTCAACGGCCTGCCCCGTATCGCCGCCGCCTTCCAGACCCTGGCCGCCCCCGGCCCCCAGGGCACCACCCGCGCCGACATCGCCCGCTGGGCGGGCCTGGTCGAGGGCCGAGGAGTCTGCCACCACCCCGACGGCACCGTCCGCCTGGTCCGCAGCGCCCTGACCACCTTCGCCCCCGAACTCGACGCCCACGCCCAGGGCCACTGCACGGCCGCCGACCGCACCCCCGTCCTGCCCGTCCCCGAGCCCCGGAGCTGA
- a CDS encoding ferredoxin — MPAPSTPTLDVDWTACQAHGLCAELLPDHVTLDEWGYPLFEKGPVPRAALKRAKRAAADCPVLALKLGSR, encoded by the coding sequence GTGCCCGCACCCTCAACCCCGACCCTCGACGTCGACTGGACCGCCTGCCAGGCCCACGGCCTCTGCGCGGAACTCCTCCCCGACCACGTCACCCTGGACGAATGGGGCTACCCGCTGTTCGAGAAGGGGCCGGTCCCGAGAGCGGCTCTGAAACGAGCGAAGCGAGCAGCGGCCGACTGCCCCGTCCTGGCCTTGAAACTGGGGTCCCGCTAA
- a CDS encoding aminoglycoside phosphotransferase family protein: MARMAFEDFEPPQRLVRALAETRRPDGGDGIGEWLETLPDLLQQAVDLRELTVERVQAPGGRSSLVVLVRLIDDTPAVLKLAPRRARPESERAALAHWDGRGAVQLLNPGDSQGVLLLERLHPDLSVRSLPEAKALLEAAATLRRLWVEPPEAHVFETVAERTGRQAELMRGGSAGDGEVRALVDSALAAREELLAAAPEERLLHGTFRQSKVLAGERLPWLAVGPDPVVGECAFDLARLVRDRVEDLIASPSGAAITRRRVKRLAESLDVDQERLRGWTLFRAVESGVRARRVGRPRDAELLLEFAGWL, encoded by the coding sequence ATGGCGCGCATGGCTTTCGAGGACTTCGAACCGCCGCAGCGGCTGGTGCGAGCGCTCGCCGAGACCCGGCGGCCGGACGGCGGTGACGGGATCGGCGAGTGGCTGGAAACGCTTCCCGATCTGCTCCAACAGGCCGTCGATCTACGCGAGTTGACCGTCGAGCGGGTGCAGGCACCCGGCGGCCGCAGCAGTCTGGTGGTCCTCGTACGGCTGATCGACGACACCCCCGCCGTGCTCAAGCTGGCGCCCCGGCGGGCCCGGCCGGAGAGCGAGCGGGCGGCGCTCGCGCACTGGGACGGGCGGGGCGCGGTGCAGTTGCTCAACCCCGGGGACAGTCAGGGCGTCCTGCTGCTGGAGCGGCTGCATCCCGATCTGTCGGTGCGGTCGCTGCCCGAGGCGAAGGCGCTGCTGGAGGCCGCCGCGACGTTGCGGCGGCTGTGGGTCGAGCCGCCCGAGGCGCATGTCTTCGAGACCGTGGCCGAGCGGACGGGGCGGCAGGCCGAGCTGATGCGGGGCGGCTCCGCCGGGGACGGCGAGGTGCGGGCGCTGGTCGACTCCGCTCTGGCCGCGCGGGAGGAGCTGCTGGCCGCCGCTCCCGAGGAGCGGTTGCTGCACGGCACGTTTCGGCAGAGCAAGGTGCTGGCCGGGGAGCGGTTGCCGTGGCTGGCCGTGGGGCCGGATCCGGTGGTGGGTGAGTGCGCGTTCGATCTGGCTCGGCTGGTGCGGGATCGGGTGGAGGATCTGATCGCGTCGCCGTCGGGGGCGGCGATCACTCGGCGGCGGGTGAAGAGGCTGGCCGAGTCGTTGGACGTGGATCAGGAGCGGTTGCGGGGGTGGACGTTGTTCCGGGCCGTGGAGTCGGGGGTTCGGGCGCGGCGGGTCGGGCGGCCGCGGGACGCCGAGTTGCTGCTGGAGTTCGCCGGGTGGCTCTAG
- a CDS encoding ferritin-like domain-containing protein, with amino-acid sequence MSGGELKAVQAALGAEHAAVYGYGVVGGKIGEARQSEAREAYDAHRARRDTLTRAVLDLGGKPAVAAAGYALPFQVTDSDSAARLAAELEERVAGVYSDLVRACEGDRRGTAAEALREAAVRAVRWRGGSVAFPGLTERTAAAGPSATPHT; translated from the coding sequence GTGAGCGGCGGGGAGCTGAAGGCGGTACAGGCGGCGCTCGGGGCCGAGCACGCCGCCGTGTACGGGTACGGGGTCGTCGGCGGGAAGATCGGTGAGGCGCGGCAGAGCGAGGCGCGGGAGGCGTACGACGCGCACCGGGCCCGCCGGGACACGCTCACCCGGGCCGTGCTGGATCTGGGCGGCAAACCCGCCGTGGCGGCCGCCGGGTACGCCCTGCCCTTCCAGGTGACCGATTCCGACTCCGCCGCGCGGCTCGCCGCCGAGCTGGAGGAGCGGGTGGCCGGCGTGTACTCCGATCTCGTCCGGGCCTGCGAGGGTGACCGGCGCGGCACGGCTGCCGAGGCGCTGCGGGAAGCGGCGGTGCGGGCGGTGCGGTGGCGGGGCGGAAGCGTAGCCTTCCCTGGTCTCACCGAGCGGACGGCCGCTGCCGGCCCGTCGGCGACACCGCACACCTGA
- the rimP gene encoding ribosome maturation factor RimP, which produces MSTTQSERLRELLEPLVRSQGLDLEEIAVDSVGRKRVLRVVVDSDEGADLDAVADVSRALSAKLDETDAMGQAEYTLEVGTPGAERALTEHRHYRRAADRLVKFTLREDGELIARILTVDDDGLDLEVPGVKGRKATTRRLAFAEIDKARVQVEFNRKDKKDMTEEEEA; this is translated from the coding sequence ATGAGCACCACCCAGAGCGAGAGGCTGCGAGAACTACTGGAACCGCTCGTACGCTCCCAGGGCCTGGATCTCGAAGAGATCGCAGTGGACTCGGTCGGACGCAAGCGGGTGCTGCGCGTGGTCGTCGACTCGGACGAGGGCGCGGATCTGGACGCGGTCGCCGATGTCAGCCGCGCGCTCTCGGCCAAGCTGGACGAGACGGACGCGATGGGCCAGGCGGAGTACACGCTGGAAGTCGGTACGCCGGGCGCCGAGCGCGCCCTCACCGAGCACCGCCACTACCGCCGGGCCGCGGACCGCCTGGTGAAGTTCACGCTCCGCGAGGACGGGGAACTGATCGCCAGAATCCTGACCGTGGACGACGACGGCCTCGACCTCGAGGTGCCCGGAGTGAAGGGCCGCAAGGCCACCACCCGCCGGCTCGCCTTCGCCGAGATCGACAAGGCCCGCGTCCAGGTCGAGTTCAACCGCAAGGACAAGAAGGACATGACGGAAGAGGAGGAGGCGTAG
- the nusA gene encoding transcription termination factor NusA codes for MDIDMSALRGLVREKEISFDLLVEAIEAALLIAYHRTEGSRRHARVELNRETGHVTVWAKEDPEDLEEGQEARAFDDTPSDFGRIAATTAKQVILQRLRDAEDDATLGEYAGREGDIVTGVVQQGRDPKNVLVDIGKLEAILPVQEQVPGESYQHGMRLRSYVVRVAKGVRGPSVTLSRTHPNLVKKLFALEVPEIADGSVEISAIAREAGHRTKIAVRSTRSGLNAKGACIGPMGGRVRNVMGELNGEKIDIVDWSDDPAEMVANALSPARVSKVEVVDLAARSARVTVPDYQLSLAIGKEGQNARLAARLTGWRIDIRPDTEQPSE; via the coding sequence GTGGACATCGACATGAGCGCCCTGCGGGGCTTGGTACGGGAGAAGGAGATCTCCTTCGACCTGCTCGTCGAGGCGATCGAGGCGGCCCTCCTCATCGCCTACCACCGCACCGAGGGAAGCCGCCGTCACGCGCGCGTGGAGCTCAACCGGGAGACCGGCCATGTGACCGTGTGGGCGAAGGAGGACCCCGAGGACCTGGAGGAGGGGCAGGAGGCGCGCGCGTTCGACGACACCCCGTCGGACTTCGGCCGCATCGCCGCCACCACCGCCAAACAGGTGATCCTGCAGCGACTGCGGGACGCGGAGGACGACGCCACGCTCGGCGAGTACGCGGGGCGCGAGGGCGACATCGTCACCGGTGTGGTCCAGCAGGGCCGCGACCCGAAGAACGTGCTCGTCGACATCGGCAAGCTGGAGGCCATCCTGCCCGTGCAGGAACAGGTCCCCGGCGAGTCGTACCAGCACGGGATGCGGCTGCGGTCGTACGTCGTCCGGGTGGCGAAGGGTGTCCGCGGTCCGTCCGTCACTCTCTCGCGCACGCATCCCAATCTGGTGAAGAAGCTCTTCGCGCTGGAGGTGCCGGAGATCGCCGACGGGTCCGTCGAGATCTCCGCCATCGCGCGTGAGGCGGGTCACCGTACGAAGATCGCCGTCCGCTCCACCCGCAGCGGTCTGAACGCCAAGGGCGCCTGTATCGGCCCGATGGGCGGCCGGGTCCGCAACGTGATGGGCGAGCTGAACGGCGAGAAGATCGACATCGTCGACTGGTCGGACGACCCGGCCGAGATGGTGGCGAACGCCCTCTCCCCGGCCCGGGTCTCCAAGGTCGAGGTGGTGGACCTCGCGGCCCGCTCCGCGCGCGTGACGGTGCCCGACTACCAGCTGTCACTGGCGATCGGCAAGGAGGGCCAGAACGCCCGCCTCGCCGCCCGCCTCACCGGCTGGCGGATCGACATCCGCCCGGACACCGAGCAGCCCTCGGAGTAA
- a CDS encoding YlxR family protein has translation MSGRTRARACPERTCVGCRQRSAKTELLRVVAIEDECVPDPRGTLPGRGAYVHPAQVCLDLGLRRRAFTRALRAPGALDTKALRRYVEQTTVAEQATP, from the coding sequence GTGTCTGGCCGGACGCGTGCCCGTGCATGCCCTGAACGCACCTGTGTGGGGTGCAGGCAGCGATCGGCCAAGACCGAGCTGCTGCGGGTCGTGGCGATCGAGGACGAATGCGTCCCCGATCCTCGCGGTACGCTGCCCGGCCGGGGTGCGTACGTTCACCCCGCCCAGGTCTGTCTCGACTTGGGGCTTCGCCGTCGGGCGTTCACGCGGGCGCTGCGTGCCCCGGGAGCGCTCGACACAAAGGCGTTGCGCCGATACGTGGAGCAGACAACAGTTGCCGAGCAGGCAACACCGTAA